The Lycium ferocissimum isolate CSIRO_LF1 chromosome 10, AGI_CSIRO_Lferr_CH_V1, whole genome shotgun sequence genome window below encodes:
- the LOC132034121 gene encoding nitrate reductase [NADH], with translation MAASVENRQFSHLEPGLSGVNRSFKPRSDSPVRGCNFPTPPNHELPFQKKTNTPIYLDYSSSEDDDDDDEKNEYVQMIKKGNSELEPSVHDTRDEGTADNWIERNFSLIRLTGKHPFNSEPPLARLMHHGFITPVPLHYVRNHGPVPKGSWGDWSVEVTGLVKRPMKFTMDQLVNEFPSRELPVTLVCAGNRRKEQNMVKQTIGFNWGAAAVSTTVWRGVPLRALLKRCGVYSKKKGALNVCFEGADMLPGGGGSKYGTSIKKEFAMDPSRDIIVAYMQNGEMLAPDHGFPVRMIIPGFIGGRMVKWLKRIVVTTQESESYYHYKDNRVLPPHVDAELANAEAWWYKPEYIINELNINSVITTPCHEEILPINAWTTQRPYTLRGYAYSGGGKKVSRVEVTLDGGETWSVCTLDHPEKPTKYGKYWCWCFWSLEVEVLDLLSAKEIAVRAIDETMNTQPEKLIWNVMGMMNNCWFRVKMNVCKPHKGEIGIVFEHPTQPGNQSGGWMAKERHLEISAEAAPTLKKSISTPFMNTASKMYSMSEVRKHNNSESAWIIVHGHIYDATRFLKDHPGGVDSILINAGTDCTEEFDAIHSDKAKKLLEDFRIGELITTGYTSDSSPNNSVHGSSSISSFLAPIKELVQAPTRSVALIPREKIPCKLIDKQSISPDVRKFRFALPSEDQVLGLPVGKHIFLCATVDDKLCMRAYTPTSTVDEVGFFELVVKIYFKGIHPKFPNGGQMSQYLDSLPLGAFLDVKGPLGHIEYQGKGNFLVHGKHKFAKKLAMIAGGTGITPVYQVMQAILKDPEDDTEMYVVYANRTEDDILLKEELDAWAEKIPERVKVWYVVQDSIKEGWKYSTGFITEAILREHIPMPSHTTLALACGPPPMIQFAVNPNLEKMGYDIKDSLLVF, from the exons ATGGCTGCATCTGTTGAAAACCGGCAGTTTAGTCACCTTGAACCGGGTTTATCAGGCGTGAACCGGTCATTCAAACCCCGGTCCGATTCCCCGGTTCGTGGTTGCAACTTCCCTACACCCCCAAACCATGAACTACCTTtccaaaagaaaacaaacacCCCCATTTACCTTGATTATTCTTCTAGTGaagatgacgatgatgatgacgaaAAAAATGAATACGTTCAAATGATCAAGAAAGGAAATTCAGAATTAGAACCATCCGTTCACGACACTAGAGATGAAGGAACTGCTGATAATTGGATTGAACGTAACTTTTCCTTAATACGTCTCACTGGTAAACACCCGTTTAACTCCGAACCACCTTTGGCTCGTCTCATGCACCATGGTTTTATCACACCTGTCCCACTTCATTACGTTCGTAACCACGGTCCGGTTCCCAAGGGTTCATGGGGTGACTGGTCCGTGGAAGTTACTGGTCTGGTCAAACGCCCTATGAAATTCACAATGGATCAGTTGGTTAACGAGTTTCCATCCAGGGAGTTGCCAGTTACACTTGTGTGTGCTGGTAACAGAAGGAAAGAACAGAATATGGTTAAACAAACCATTGGTTTTAACTGGGGTGCTGCTGCCGTTTCAACAACTGTATGGCGCGGAGTACCTCTCCGCGCCCTGTTGAAACGGTGCGGTGTTTATAGTAAGAAAAAAGGGGCACTTAACGTTTGTTTCGAGGGTGCGGATATGTTGCCTGGAGGTGGTGGTTCGAAGTATGGTACGAGTATTAAGAAGGAATTTGCTATGGATCCGTCAAGGGATATAATTGTAGCATACATGCAGAATGGAGAAATGTTGGCACCGGACCATGGGTTTCCTGTAAGGATGATAATTCCAGGATTCATTGGTGGAAGAATGGTGAAATGGTTGAAGAGAATTGTGGTGACTACACAAGAATCAGAGAGCTATTACCATTACAAGGATAATCGAGTTCTCCCTCCCCATGTTGATGCTGAACTTGCTAACGCTGAAG CATGGTGGTATAAGCCAGAGTACATCATCAATGAGCTCAACATAAACTCGGTAATTACGACGCCGTGTCATGAAGAAATTTTGCCTATTAACGCGTGGACGACTCAGAGACCTTACACGTTAAGGGGCTATGCTTATTCTG GTGGAGGTAAAAAGGTATCTCGAGTAGAAGTGACCTTAGATGGAGGAGAGACATGGAGTGTGTGCACACTAGATCACCCAGAGAAGCCAACCAAGTATGGCAAGTATTGGTGCTGGTGCTTTTGGTCACTCGAGGTTGAGGTGCTAGACTTGCTTAGTGCCAAAGAAATTGCTGTTCGAGCTATCGATGAGACCATGAATACTCAACCCGAGAAGCTTATTTGGAACGTCATG GGAATGATGAACAATTGTTGGTTCCGAGTGAAAATGAACGTGTGCAAGCCTCACAAGGGAGAGATTGGAATAGTGTTCGAGCACCCAACCCAACCTGGAAACCAATCAGGTGGATGGATGGCAAAGGAGAGGCACTTGGAGATATCAGCAGAGGCCGCTCCAACACTAAAGAAGAGTATCTCAACTCCATTCATGAACACGGCTTCCAAGATGTATTCTATGTCCGAGGTCAGGAAGCACAACAATTCCGAATCTGCTTGGATCATAGTCCATGGCCATATTTACGATGCAACACGTTTCTTGAAAGACCATCCTGGTGGTGTTGATAGCATCCTTATCAATGCTGGCACTGATTGCACTGAGGAATTTGATGCAATTCATTCCGACAAGGCTAAGAAGCTCTTGGAGGACTTTAGGATTGGGGAACTAATTACTACTGGTTACACCTCTGATTCCTCTCCTAACAATTCTGTCCATGGATCTTCTTCCATCAGTAGCTTTCTAGCACCTATCAAGGAACTTGTTCAAGCACCAACAAGGAGTGTGGCTCTCATTCCAAGGGAGAAAATCCCATGCAAACTCATCGACAAGCAATCCATCTCACCCGATGTTAGGAAATTCCGATTCGCATTGCCCTCTGAGGATCAAGTCTTGGGCTTGCCTGTTGGCAAACACATTTTCCTCTGTGCCACAGTTGATGACAAGCTCTGCATGCGTGCCTACACTCCTACTAGCACGGTCGATGAGGTGGGGTTCTTCGAGTTGGTTGTGAAAATATACTTCAAAGGAATTCACCCTAAATTCCCTAATGGAGGGCAAATGTCACAATATCTTGATTCTCTCCCATTGGGGGCGTTTCTCGACGTGAAAGGTCCATTAGGTCACATTGAATACCAAGGAAAGGGCAATTTCTTAGTCCATGGCAAACACAAGTTTGCCAAGAAGTTGGCTATGATAGCTGGTGGGACAGGAATAACTCCAGTGTATCAAGTGATGCAGGCAATTCTGAAAGATCCTGAAGACGACACGGAAATGTATGTGGTGTATGCCAACAGAACAGAGGATGATATTTTACTCAAGGAAGAGCTTGATGCATGGGCAGAGAAAATACCAGAAAGAGTTAAAGTATGGTATGTGGTTCAAGATTCAATAAAAGAAGGATGGAAGTACAGCACTGGATTTATTACAGAAGCCATTCTAAGAGAACATATCCCTATGCCATCTCATACAACACTAGCATTGGCTTGTGGACCACCTCCTATGATTCAATTTGCTGTTAATCCAAACTTGGAGAAGATGGGCTATGACATTAAGGATTCCTTATTGGTCTTCTAA